The Canis lupus familiaris isolate Mischka breed German Shepherd chromosome 5, alternate assembly UU_Cfam_GSD_1.0, whole genome shotgun sequence region AAGTGAATTCAGCTGGTCCAGAGGCCtagctgcccccctccccagccacctcccctcagCTGAAAATCAAGACAAGTCATTCCAAGCATGCTTATAGCAGGCCCGTTTGCAAGTCTGAGAACTCAATTTTAGAACAAACTAAAACACAACTAGGATGCAGCATCACAAAATATTTGCACAAGTATAATCACACACAAGAGTTAGAATATTGCATAGAAAAGTATTCTAGAATATGCTTTGTAAACCTATGTCttagtaacttaaaaaataaacaaaacttccCTTCATAGTCTAGACGTCCATGACTGTGAATTGAGGAAATTGCCAGGTTTGCAGATCTTGTGGCACAACCTCAGAAAATCCTGAAGTTCTTCATATTCTTAGAACAATGACTAAATTTACCCATCGAAGGCTTACCAACAATGTCCTTATGCAGAAGAGGTGACCAACACATACAAGGACATGAAATCATTATTACTGCTTTTAAACCAAGGCTGGTTTTTTTTCTCATGTCAGTTTGTTATTAAGCAAGCTACATCTGCCTGCCTTTTTACCAGTAAGGACTAAAGAGCCAGTTTAAGAGTAAGTGGAAATATCTTAGAAAAGCATTTAAGTTAATCTTGGGCATACAGGAGACTCTTAACCCCCCTTGTAATAGGCATCAATTGAGTCTGAGTTAAAATACACCACAGTGACAGTGATGTCATCCCTGTACATCCTTGCCAGGTCCTCTGGCAGTGTCAACATCGCTGTCAGCCGCTCCGGCTCCATCTCCCCATACTCATTGCTCCCTATGGCGTGTCTGATCAGACGTGTGGCTGCGTTCTGGTCAGCTGCACGGAGCCCCTGGGCTTTCCTTTGCAGCAGCAGGCTCTGCATAAGGCCCAGGTTGGCAGGTCTCTGGGCCAGGTCTGGCTTGTGCCGACCTGCTTCAGCCAGGTGCTCCACCACCAGCCTCACTACTTCCTCATTGCCCAGGACATCCCACAGACCATCTGAGGCCAGCACAAGGAACTTATCCTGAGGGCGCAGCCGGTGGTAGGTGACCTCAGGCTCGGCGGTCAGGTAGGGTGGGGTATAGTAGTGTGGAGGCGTGAACTGGTAAATGTTGAGGGCCTCAGTGTCAAAGCCCCTCTCCAGGACACTGCGCTGCAGCTCTTTACTCCACTTCAGCTGGACATCCCCAAAGGCCCTGCAGGGCATGAGGACGCCCAGCAGTCTGTTGTCCATTATGACTGTCCTGTCCTCTGATTCAGGGTGCTCTCCCTTCAGCCGTGACAGCTCAGCTGGGTTCCAGGCATTGTGGTCACAGGTGAGGGGCAGACAAGACCACATGCCATTGTCCTCCTGGACCCCAAGGACAGCCCGACAGTCACCGGCGTTTGCCACGTGCAAGTGAACTCCATCAACATGGGCCACGCAAGCTGTTGCCCCAGAGAAGGCGACCTGGAGTGAAAGGTTCCTTGTCATCTCATCTTCCAGGGGGGCCTGGACTTCCAGCGAGATGTCAGAATCCAGTCTCTGGAAGGAGTACATTAATGCTTCCTTAATGTTGAGTCCCATTTCCATGTGCAAGTCAAGTAGCTCTTGCCAGTAGACTCGGAGGTGATCAAGATGCACTGATGTGACATCCTTGTAGATGCTGTCCCCTGGGTGCTTGAGCCAATGCAGGATGGGCAGCAGGGGCTTCATGCTTTCCATGGCTCCCTCCATCTGCTCCAGGGTCTGCTGGGACATCAGTGACACTGCCATGTAGTAGAAGAGCCTCTCACTCACTGCTTGAGCACACGCGTGGCCACCATGACCATCAAAGATGCCAAACATCAGCCCATTGGTCTGCAGGCAAGAGGCGATACCTCGCCGGTCTTCCACTGGGGAATTGGCAGCCAGCTGGTTGCTCTCAAACCGTAACACCGAATTTGGGACTCCACTGACAAGGTCAAGCATCTTGTGGGCTGACTCTCCTGCTCGCAGCACTTCATTTACCTGCTCAGGGCTGAGCTGCAAGTGAAAATCATCTTCCTCTGTTGAAGTGTGTCTGTAGGCTTTCTGCAGAGCAGAGCCACTGCAAGGGCCAATGCTTTTTCTGGTGCCTAGTACCTGGGAAAAGAGTCTCAATCTTGATTCGTTTCTATTTGAGGCACACCTTGAATATAAGCGTCTGCCCCCCTGTAATGTGGCAATGCTGTTCCTTGCAGAATTTTTTAAGATCCAGAAGGGCAAAGTACTTGACATTATGAAACTATACCAGCAAATGTGTTCCTTCAGCAAAAGGGGCTTTCTTTAAACCTGAAAATTAGAGAGTTAAAGAAAGCTcaagtttaatttcttaaaaacactGACTTCTGAAAACATTTGCTACATCCTAAACAAAAGTgatttaagataaattttaaaagagttgactaaattaaaaatacttaagcaAGTCTCCCTACCTCCATTACAACACATAAGTAACATTccagaaaatggggaaaatatgctCTCCACTCCTAAAGAGCcactgaaggctttcccacagaCCTCACTCATTCCTCACAGCGAACCCAGGgccccctcttttctttttcttcccaaatccTTTCCCTTGCCAGAGCCCGGTGTCTCGCTCCCATGTGCACTCTCCCCAGCAGACTGTGTTTATTTAAACATCTGCTTCTCCACCATTCTATAAGCTCCATGAATTCAGGAAACTGGGCTCCCTTACTCAACAGTGGCTCTCCAGTGCCCAGCCTTATACGAGGCACACAACAGGCCCCCAAATACTGGCTAGATATAACATTTCCAGGGGCCCAATAACACACCAGGTATGACAGTAGCTAACATCAGACATACTGTTTCACCTGCCTGAGCGCCAGTTGTCTGACATGATGAGGATACTAGCCCCATGAGGTtttgtgaggatttaatgaaaTATGACCCTTCTGCTCCAAAAGGTCATTGTTAGTTTTATCACTAGGTGACTCCTCTAATCATTCtgtacacatttttatatacttgaaacCACAACTTACAATGTGGTTTCCTTTTTAGGAGcattttattcatgataaataCATTTCACGGGTGTGCATGGATCCCCATTTTGGCATAAAAATCTCAATTTACTTAACTGTTCTCTCGTGTTGTAAATTTAGAGGTCGTTTCCCCTGGCTAACATTTATGAAACACCAAACTGCACTGCCCTACACACCAACCTTTTTCTTACTTAGGCTTTAACCCACTTATTTCCCAAAGGCGCAATCAGTAGGTCAAAGGGTGTAAACTCATGTTGCCAAACTGATTTCCAAAAGGTTCACATTTGCCTCCACAAGGACATGAAGGGAACAGTTTCCTAACACCTTCAAGAGACTctggtggtatttttttcttagacaaaaaaaaaaaaaaaaaaagaaaagaaaagaaaagctgctCTATTTTCTCGGGTGACCTCAGAGGAGCGTTTCCTACGTGTTTCTGGATTTCGTTCAGGAGCCCTGCCCTCGCAAATTGGTCTGTTGGGGGCACTGGGGGCTCTCAGACCCGAGGCCCGTCCTCCTGCCCCGGCCGGGCCCGCGGAACCTGGAGCAGGGGCGGTGGGTGACACCGACCGAGGGCGCCTGGCACCTCCCACCCCTCCCGGGCCCTGAAGAGAAACCAGGCAACCGGGCCCGACGCGAGGCGGTCGGCCCAGCCGGCATCCAGACGATTCCGGGTCCCTGAAGAAACCAAACAGGCCCCGAGTTCAGGTCCCCCACAGCGTCCTGGGCAGGGGTGCCTGCCTCTCCGGGCTCCACCAAGCCCGCCTCCCTCAAGCCCGGCGCCGCCGCCACATCCCCGAGCCCCAGCTTCCCAGCCTGCAGAACGGGAATTCGGTCGAGGGGCCGAGCTCCCGGGGGTGCTCCCGGGGCCAAGGCGGCTCG contains the following coding sequences:
- the PDP2 gene encoding pyruvate dehydrogenase [acetyl-transferring]-phosphatase 2, mitochondrial: MSSTLPFWILKNSARNSIATLQGGRRLYSRCASNRNESRLRLFSQVLGTRKSIGPCSGSALQKAYRHTSTEEDDFHLQLSPEQVNEVLRAGESAHKMLDLVSGVPNSVLRFESNQLAANSPVEDRRGIASCLQTNGLMFGIFDGHGGHACAQAVSERLFYYMAVSLMSQQTLEQMEGAMESMKPLLPILHWLKHPGDSIYKDVTSVHLDHLRVYWQELLDLHMEMGLNIKEALMYSFQRLDSDISLEVQAPLEDEMTRNLSLQVAFSGATACVAHVDGVHLHVANAGDCRAVLGVQEDNGMWSCLPLTCDHNAWNPAELSRLKGEHPESEDRTVIMDNRLLGVLMPCRAFGDVQLKWSKELQRSVLERGFDTEALNIYQFTPPHYYTPPYLTAEPEVTYHRLRPQDKFLVLASDGLWDVLGNEEVVRLVVEHLAEAGRHKPDLAQRPANLGLMQSLLLQRKAQGLRAADQNAATRLIRHAIGSNEYGEMEPERLTAMLTLPEDLARMYRDDITVTVVYFNSDSIDAYYKGG